A window from Streptomyces sp. NBC_00271 encodes these proteins:
- a CDS encoding RNA-binding S4 domain-containing protein, which translates to MASEGADVERNDEKVDEQVDEQVDEETAVAAAEAARPAGGESVRVDSWIWSVRLVKTRSAGATACRGGHVRVNGERVKPAYAVRVGDEVRLRQGIRERVVVVKRVIRKRVGAPVAAECYVDNSPPPPPREAIAPAGVRDRGAGRPTKRDRREMERLRGLGGPDSP; encoded by the coding sequence ATGGCTTCTGAGGGTGCGGACGTCGAGCGGAACGACGAGAAGGTCGACGAGCAGGTCGACGAGCAGGTCGACGAGGAGACGGCGGTGGCCGCCGCCGAGGCCGCCCGTCCGGCGGGCGGCGAGAGCGTGCGGGTCGACAGCTGGATCTGGTCCGTACGTCTGGTCAAGACCCGCTCGGCGGGCGCGACCGCGTGCCGGGGCGGACACGTCCGGGTGAACGGGGAACGCGTCAAGCCCGCGTACGCCGTGCGCGTCGGCGACGAGGTGCGCCTGCGGCAGGGGATCCGGGAACGGGTCGTCGTCGTGAAGCGGGTGATCCGCAAGCGGGTCGGCGCGCCCGTCGCCGCCGAGTGCTACGTCGACAACAGCCCGCCGCCCCCGCCGCGCGAGGCGATCGCCCCGGCCGGTGTCCGCGACCGCGGAGCGGGCCGCCCGACCAAGCGCGACCGCCGCGAGATGGAACGCCTCCGGGGCCTCGGCGGCCCCGACTCGCCCTGA
- a CDS encoding DoxX family protein, whose amino-acid sequence MSETAVPVTTLASTSTSASSLKTRGRGARISLGALQIVLGLFYAFASALPKLIAHPSAAEAFDKLGWGSTGMYLIGALELAGGLALLVPLLSSVAAVALGALMVGAFVVNVTVVHGPYVATPLILILPLALIAWARRDRTTELVRWVRRRV is encoded by the coding sequence ATGTCCGAGACCGCCGTCCCCGTCACCACGCTCGCCTCCACCTCCACCTCCGCCTCTTCGCTGAAGACCCGTGGCCGTGGTGCCCGGATCTCGCTGGGCGCGCTGCAGATCGTGCTCGGTCTCTTCTACGCGTTCGCGAGCGCGCTGCCCAAGCTGATCGCGCACCCGTCGGCCGCCGAGGCGTTCGACAAGCTCGGCTGGGGCAGCACGGGGATGTACCTCATCGGCGCGCTCGAACTCGCCGGAGGCCTCGCCCTGCTGGTCCCGCTGCTGTCCTCGGTGGCGGCGGTGGCGCTCGGCGCGCTGATGGTGGGGGCCTTCGTCGTGAACGTCACCGTCGTCCACGGGCCGTACGTGGCGACCCCGCTCATCCTGATCCTGCCGCTCGCGTTGATCGCGTGGGCCAGGAGGGACCGCACCACCGAGCTGGTGCGGTGGGTGCGGCGACGGGTATGA
- a CDS encoding acyltransferase domain-containing protein — MLLEALRADARLAEWLRDLESEGAPRLEAVLPDEDELPDLLLDLTVAHEHINELVALRGRLAADPEAMTLLARCVGRFVRDMGEIGKGWEPPAFPESAGPLGRCFHLYVFIAALPYVRAHHRGRGIPDDVSRRTLADLGRHVSVHHRRLGMPGLLFPWWIALHFHGELFQLGRLQFQRSRLGRRTGRAVAAAGLDAGPGDACLSLHIPDFHGPLSPAACERSLALAREFFARHYPDERHEVAVCHSWLLDPQLGRYLPADSNIIRFQERFRLAYEETTPDDGVPVGFVFGDPELPTRALPRRSAVERAVGDHLRAGGHWYVGHGWFAL, encoded by the coding sequence GTGCTGCTGGAGGCGCTGCGGGCGGACGCGAGACTCGCCGAGTGGCTGAGGGACCTGGAGAGCGAGGGCGCTCCCCGGCTGGAGGCGGTGCTCCCGGACGAGGACGAGCTGCCGGACCTCCTGCTCGACCTGACCGTGGCCCACGAGCACATCAACGAACTCGTCGCGCTGCGCGGCCGGCTGGCGGCCGACCCGGAGGCGATGACGCTGCTCGCCCGGTGCGTCGGCCGCTTCGTACGGGACATGGGGGAGATCGGGAAGGGCTGGGAGCCGCCCGCGTTCCCCGAGTCGGCGGGTCCCCTCGGGCGCTGCTTCCACCTGTACGTCTTCATCGCGGCGCTCCCGTACGTCCGGGCCCACCACCGGGGGCGCGGCATCCCCGACGACGTGTCCCGGCGCACCCTGGCCGACCTCGGCAGGCATGTGTCCGTACACCACAGACGGCTCGGGATGCCGGGGCTGCTGTTCCCCTGGTGGATCGCCCTGCACTTCCACGGTGAGCTGTTCCAGCTGGGCCGGCTGCAGTTCCAGCGCTCGCGGCTCGGCCGGCGCACGGGGCGGGCCGTCGCGGCGGCGGGCCTCGACGCCGGCCCCGGCGACGCGTGTCTGAGCCTGCACATACCCGACTTCCACGGGCCGCTGTCACCCGCCGCCTGCGAGCGGTCGCTCGCGCTGGCACGGGAGTTCTTCGCCCGGCACTATCCCGACGAGCGCCATGAAGTCGCCGTGTGCCACTCCTGGCTGCTCGACCCACAGCTCGGGCGGTATCTCCCGGCGGACTCGAACATCATCCGCTTCCAGGAACGCTTCCGGCTCGCGTACGAGGAGACGACCCCGGACGACGGGGTGCCGGTCGGCTTCGTCTTCGGCGATCCGGAGCTGCCCACGCGCGCGCTGCCGCGCCGGAGCGCGGTGGAGCGTGCGGTGGGGGACCATCTGCGCGCGGGCGGGCACTGGTACGTCGGGCACGGCTGGTTCGCGCTGTAG
- a CDS encoding DUF6343 family protein, translated as MRTGSEPTTARSALRMRFWLSVWGLVWTIFGTAAFALVGRPGWAAACGVLWLIVTADMTMILRHIHQGPHYQPGRDIPPYRPPEHRHP; from the coding sequence ATGCGTACAGGCAGTGAACCGACGACGGCGCGCAGCGCCCTGCGCATGCGCTTTTGGCTGAGTGTCTGGGGCCTGGTCTGGACGATCTTCGGTACGGCCGCGTTCGCGCTGGTCGGACGCCCCGGCTGGGCGGCCGCGTGCGGGGTGCTGTGGCTGATCGTCACCGCCGACATGACCATGATCCTGCGCCACATCCATCAGGGGCCGCACTACCAGCCGGGCCGCGACATCCCGCCGTACCGGCCTCCGGAGCACCGTCACCCGTAG
- a CDS encoding tetratricopeptide repeat protein, which yields MPETSGSTGRTPETHVIDFRAAEQLLAARDPRGAVKLLDPVIAAHPENTAARLLRARAFFAAAQLRPAELEFTIVLEREPDNAFAHFALARTYERQLRPDQAKRHFRLAAALDPKPQYLEAARFDS from the coding sequence GTGCCCGAGACCAGCGGATCGACCGGACGTACTCCGGAGACGCATGTCATCGACTTCCGTGCCGCTGAGCAACTGCTCGCCGCGCGGGACCCGCGGGGCGCGGTGAAGCTGCTCGATCCAGTGATCGCCGCGCACCCGGAGAACACCGCCGCCCGGCTGCTGCGCGCGCGTGCCTTCTTCGCCGCCGCGCAATTGCGGCCCGCCGAGCTGGAGTTCACGATCGTCCTGGAGCGCGAGCCGGACAACGCGTTCGCGCACTTCGCGCTTGCCCGGACCTATGAGCGCCAGCTCCGCCCCGACCAGGCGAAGCGGCACTTCCGGCTGGCGGCGGCGCTCGACCCGAAGCCCCAGTACCTGGAAGCGGCGCGCTTCGACTCGTGA
- the coaE gene encoding dephospho-CoA kinase gives MLKVGLTGGIGAGKSEVSRLLVRLGAVLIDADLIAREVVAPGTPGLAAVVDAFGQDVLAPDGGLDRPKLGSIVFADPEKLAVLNSIVHPLVGARSRELESAAAEDAVVIHDVPLLAENALRPLYDLVVVVDASPETQLDRLVRLRGMTEADARARMAAQATREQRLGIADVVIDNDAPLEELEARVREVWADLVRRAYARKE, from the coding sequence ATGCTGAAGGTTGGCCTGACCGGCGGTATCGGTGCCGGCAAGAGTGAGGTGTCGAGGCTGCTCGTGCGGCTCGGCGCGGTGCTGATCGACGCGGATCTGATCGCGCGGGAGGTCGTCGCACCGGGAACCCCCGGGCTCGCGGCCGTCGTCGACGCCTTCGGGCAGGACGTGCTCGCACCCGACGGCGGTCTGGACCGCCCCAAACTGGGCTCGATCGTCTTCGCCGACCCGGAGAAGCTCGCCGTCCTGAACTCGATCGTGCACCCCCTGGTGGGCGCCCGCTCCCGCGAGCTGGAAAGTGCCGCGGCCGAGGACGCCGTCGTGATCCACGACGTCCCGCTGCTCGCCGAGAACGCCCTCAGGCCGCTGTACGACCTCGTGGTCGTCGTCGACGCCAGCCCCGAGACCCAGCTCGACCGTCTCGTGCGGCTGCGCGGCATGACCGAGGCGGACGCCCGCGCCCGCATGGCCGCCCAGGCCACCCGCGAGCAGCGGCTGGGGATCGCGGATGTCGTCATCGACAACGATGCCCCCCTGGAGGAGCTGGAGGCGCGCGTACGGGAGGTTTGGGCGGATCTCGTCCGCCGGGCGTACGCCCGCAAGGAATAG
- a CDS encoding PAC2 family protein, producing MLDPQGLYAWEPKGLAVVDMALAQESAGLVMLYHFDGYIDAGETGDQIVDRLLDSLPHQVVARFDHDRLVDYRARRPLLTFKRDRWTDYEEPTLDVRLVQDATGAPFLLLSGPEPDVEWERFAAAVQQIVERLGVRLSVNFHGIPMGVPHTRPVGLTPHGNRTDLVPGHRSPFDEAQVPGSAESLVEYRLMEAGHDVLGVAAHVPHYIARSPYPDAALTVLEAITGATGLVLPAIAHSLRTEAHRTQTEIDRQIQEGDEELVALVQGLEHQYDAAAGAETRGNMLAEPVDIPSADEIGLEFERFLAEREGDA from the coding sequence GTGCTTGATCCGCAGGGTTTGTACGCATGGGAGCCGAAGGGCCTGGCCGTGGTGGACATGGCACTCGCCCAGGAGTCGGCCGGTCTGGTCATGCTCTACCACTTCGACGGATACATCGACGCGGGTGAAACGGGCGACCAGATCGTCGACCGTCTGCTCGACTCGCTCCCCCACCAGGTCGTGGCCCGTTTCGACCACGACCGGCTCGTGGACTACCGGGCGCGCCGCCCGCTGCTGACGTTCAAGCGCGACCGCTGGACGGACTACGAGGAGCCCACGCTCGACGTGCGGCTCGTCCAGGACGCCACGGGCGCGCCCTTCCTGCTGCTGTCGGGACCCGAGCCGGACGTCGAGTGGGAGCGCTTCGCCGCCGCCGTCCAGCAGATCGTGGAGCGGCTCGGCGTCCGGCTGTCGGTGAACTTCCACGGCATTCCGATGGGCGTCCCGCACACCCGCCCCGTGGGCCTCACCCCGCACGGCAACCGCACCGACCTGGTGCCGGGCCACCGCAGCCCCTTCGACGAGGCGCAGGTCCCCGGCAGCGCCGAATCCCTCGTCGAGTACCGCCTCATGGAGGCCGGACACGACGTCCTGGGCGTCGCCGCGCACGTCCCGCACTACATCGCCCGCTCCCCGTACCCGGACGCGGCGCTGACCGTCCTGGAGGCCATCACGGGCGCCACGGGCCTGGTGCTCCCCGCCATAGCGCACTCCCTGCGCACCGAGGCGCACCGCACCCAGACGGAGATCGACCGGCAGATCCAGGAGGGCGACGAGGAGCTCGTGGCCCTCGTCCAGGGCCTCGAGCACCAGTACGACGCCGCCGCGGGCGCCGAGACGCGGGGCAACATGCTCGCGGAGCCGGTGGACATCCCGTCGGCGGACGAGATCGGGTTGGAGTTCGAGCGCTTCCTGGCGGAGCGCGAGGGTGACGCGTAA
- a CDS encoding flavin monoamine oxidase family protein yields MLATMGALGLAPTAEAAQREQPFRAPRPGDFTLTGRGAAKVVVVGGGIAGLACAYELGKAGYDCTVLEARGRTGGRNFTVRGGDTTTDLHGNMQTARFSDGQYMNCGPARIPQWMITLDYCRELGVPIEVFTNVNADAYLFNESTGMKKPVRYRTAKADVYGYVSELLAKATDKGALDKELTATDQERLVEFLKDWGELGDKLTYEGGERRGYTTVPAAAGTSGVLLGDVPSASDVLASGVGRYFSFEFGFDQAMLMFQPVGGMDQIPRALTRAIGEHHIRTGAVVSQITDKGSGVSVTYTQSGRTKVIDADYCVGALPPNILARIPHNLGSGVQSALEAITPSSAAKIGLEYRSRWWELDHHIYGGITETDQDVTHIWHPSYGFHGARGVMIGYYNYDGDADSYAELTPKEREKRAVAAGVKIYGEKYRTELASSFSHHWRQTPHLEAAWHNTPGGPDDVRYKPLNEPTGRVYFAGDWLSYTDAWQHGAFTSARKAVTALHARVLSA; encoded by the coding sequence ATGCTCGCCACCATGGGTGCCCTCGGCCTCGCGCCCACGGCCGAGGCGGCCCAGCGCGAACAGCCCTTCCGCGCCCCGCGGCCGGGCGACTTCACCCTCACCGGCCGCGGCGCCGCCAAGGTGGTCGTAGTCGGCGGCGGCATCGCGGGCCTGGCCTGCGCGTACGAACTCGGCAAGGCGGGCTACGACTGTACGGTCCTGGAGGCCAGAGGCCGCACCGGCGGCCGCAACTTCACGGTCCGCGGCGGCGATACGACCACCGACCTCCACGGCAACATGCAGACGGCCCGCTTCAGCGACGGCCAGTACATGAACTGCGGCCCCGCCCGCATCCCCCAGTGGATGATCACCCTCGACTACTGCCGCGAACTCGGCGTCCCCATCGAGGTGTTCACCAACGTCAACGCGGACGCCTACCTCTTCAACGAGTCCACCGGGATGAAGAAGCCCGTGCGGTACCGCACGGCGAAGGCCGACGTGTACGGCTACGTCTCCGAGTTGCTCGCCAAGGCCACCGACAAGGGAGCCCTGGACAAGGAGCTGACCGCCACCGACCAGGAGAGGCTCGTCGAGTTCCTCAAGGACTGGGGCGAACTGGGCGACAAGCTGACGTACGAGGGCGGCGAGCGCCGCGGATACACGACCGTCCCGGCCGCCGCGGGTACCTCCGGAGTGCTCCTCGGTGACGTCCCGTCGGCCTCCGACGTCCTCGCGTCCGGTGTCGGCCGCTACTTCTCCTTCGAGTTCGGCTTCGACCAGGCGATGCTGATGTTCCAGCCGGTGGGCGGCATGGATCAGATACCGCGCGCGCTCACCAGGGCGATAGGCGAGCACCACATCCGCACCGGGGCCGTGGTCTCCCAAATCACCGACAAGGGGAGCGGCGTTTCGGTCACTTACACCCAGTCGGGCCGTACGAAGGTGATCGACGCCGACTACTGCGTGGGCGCCCTCCCGCCCAACATCCTCGCCAGGATCCCGCACAACCTCGGCTCCGGTGTGCAGAGCGCCCTGGAGGCGATCACTCCCTCGTCGGCGGCGAAGATCGGGCTCGAGTACCGTTCCCGCTGGTGGGAGCTCGATCACCACATCTACGGCGGTATCACCGAGACCGACCAGGACGTCACGCACATCTGGCACCCCTCGTACGGCTTCCACGGCGCGCGCGGCGTGATGATCGGCTACTACAACTACGACGGCGACGCCGACTCGTACGCCGAACTCACCCCCAAGGAGCGCGAGAAGCGCGCCGTGGCGGCCGGGGTGAAGATCTACGGCGAGAAGTACCGCACCGAACTCGCGTCCTCCTTCTCGCACCACTGGCGCCAGACACCGCATCTGGAGGCCGCCTGGCACAACACCCCAGGCGGCCCCGACGACGTCCGCTACAAACCGCTGAACGAGCCCACGGGGCGCGTCTACTTCGCGGGCGACTGGCTCAGCTACACCGACGCCTGGCAGCACGGCGCGTTCACCTCCGCCCGCAAGGCGGTCACCGCGCTGCACGCGCGCGTGCTGTCGGCGTAG
- the rpsA gene encoding 30S ribosomal protein S1 gives MTSSTETTATTPQVAVNDIGNEEAFLAAIDETIKYFNDGDIVDGVIVKVDRDEVLLDIGYKTEGVIPSRELSIKHDVDPNEVVAVGDEIEALVLQKEDKEGRLILSKKRAQYERAWGTIEKIKEEDGIVTGTVIEVVKGGLILDIGLRGFLPASLVEMRRVRDLQPYVGKELEAKIIELDKNRNNVVLSRRAWLEQTQSEVRQTFLTTLQKGQVRSGVVSSIVNFGAFVDLGGVDGLVHVSELSWKHIDHPSEVVEVGQEVTVEVLDVDMDRERVSLSLKATQEDPWQQFARTHQIGQVVPGKVTKLVPFGAFVRVDEGIEGLVHISELAERHVEIPEQVVQVNDEIFVKVIDIDLERRRISLSLKQANESFGADPASVEFDPTLYGMAASYDDQGNYIYPEGFDPETNDWLEGYETQREAWEHQYAEAQSRFEQHQAQVIKSREADAQAEAEGATSTGAAPAASGGGSYSSESDDTSGALASDEALAALREKLAGGQS, from the coding sequence ATGACGAGCAGCACCGAGACCACCGCCACCACTCCGCAGGTTGCGGTCAACGACATCGGTAACGAGGAAGCCTTCCTCGCCGCGATCGACGAGACGATCAAGTACTTCAACGACGGCGACATCGTCGACGGCGTCATCGTGAAGGTCGACCGGGACGAGGTCCTGCTCGACATCGGTTACAAGACCGAAGGTGTCATCCCGAGCCGCGAGCTCTCGATCAAGCACGACGTCGACCCGAACGAGGTCGTCGCCGTCGGTGACGAGATCGAAGCCCTTGTTCTCCAGAAGGAGGACAAGGAAGGCCGCCTGATCCTCTCGAAGAAGCGCGCCCAGTACGAGCGCGCCTGGGGCACCATCGAGAAGATCAAGGAAGAGGACGGCATCGTCACCGGTACCGTCATCGAGGTCGTCAAGGGTGGACTCATCCTCGACATCGGCCTCCGTGGCTTCCTGCCGGCTTCCCTCGTCGAGATGCGCCGTGTCCGCGACCTCCAGCCCTACGTGGGCAAGGAGCTCGAGGCCAAGATCATCGAGCTGGACAAGAACCGCAACAACGTGGTCCTGTCCCGCCGTGCCTGGCTGGAGCAGACCCAGTCCGAGGTTCGCCAGACGTTCCTCACCACCCTCCAGAAGGGTCAGGTCCGCTCCGGCGTCGTCTCCTCGATCGTCAACTTCGGTGCCTTCGTGGACCTGGGTGGCGTCGACGGTCTCGTGCACGTCTCCGAGCTCTCCTGGAAGCACATCGACCACCCCTCCGAGGTTGTCGAGGTCGGCCAGGAAGTCACCGTCGAGGTCCTCGACGTCGACATGGACCGCGAGCGCGTCTCCCTGTCGCTCAAGGCGACGCAGGAAGACCCGTGGCAGCAGTTCGCCCGTACGCACCAGATCGGTCAGGTCGTCCCGGGTAAGGTCACCAAGCTCGTTCCGTTCGGTGCGTTCGTCCGCGTGGACGAGGGCATCGAGGGTCTGGTCCACATCTCCGAGCTGGCCGAGCGCCACGTGGAGATCCCGGAGCAGGTCGTCCAGGTCAACGACGAGATCTTCGTCAAGGTCATCGACATCGACCTCGAGCGCCGCCGCATCAGCCTCTCGCTGAAGCAGGCCAACGAGTCCTTCGGTGCCGACCCGGCCTCGGTCGAGTTCGACCCGACCCTGTACGGCATGGCCGCGTCCTACGACGACCAGGGCAACTACATCTACCCCGAGGGCTTCGACCCCGAGACCAACGACTGGCTCGAGGGCTACGAGACCCAGCGCGAGGCGTGGGAGCACCAGTACGCCGAGGCGCAGTCGCGCTTCGAGCAGCACCAGGCTCAGGTCATCAAGTCCCGCGAGGCCGACGCTCAGGCCGAGGCCGAGGGTGCCACCTCCACGGGTGCGGCTCCGGCTGCCTCCGGTGGCGGTTCGTACTCCTCGGAGTCGGACGACACCTCCGGCGCCCTGGCGTCGGACGAGGCCCTGGCTGCGCTCCGCGAGAAGCTCGCCGGCGGCCAGAGCTGA
- a CDS encoding class I SAM-dependent methyltransferase, with the protein MEPQTNTREPIIQEPQIHEPEHSEVPEPEHAEPEATRRDAGVTESSRANRGWWDRNADDYQTEHGTFLGDDRFVWGPEGLDEVEAELLGPPEDLKGKDILEIGAGAAQCSRWLAAQGARPVALDLSHRQLQHALRIGGGVPLVEADAGALPFADGSFDLACSAYGALPFVADPVRVLKEVHRVLRPGGRFVFSVTHPIRWAFPDEPGPEGLSVSSSYFDRTPYVEQDEEGRAVYVEHHRTVGDRVRDVVAGGFRLLDLVEPQWPAWNTQEWGGWSPLRGNLIPGTAIFVCVRD; encoded by the coding sequence TTGGAGCCGCAGACTAATACGAGGGAGCCGATCATCCAAGAGCCCCAGATCCACGAACCGGAACACTCCGAGGTCCCGGAGCCCGAACATGCCGAGCCGGAGGCGACCCGGCGCGACGCCGGCGTCACGGAGAGCTCCCGCGCCAACCGCGGCTGGTGGGACCGGAACGCGGACGACTACCAGACAGAACACGGCACGTTCCTCGGGGACGACCGTTTCGTATGGGGCCCCGAGGGCCTCGACGAGGTGGAGGCCGAGCTGCTCGGCCCGCCGGAGGACCTCAAGGGCAAGGACATCCTGGAGATCGGTGCCGGCGCGGCCCAGTGCTCGCGCTGGCTGGCCGCCCAGGGGGCCCGTCCGGTCGCCCTGGACCTCTCCCACCGCCAGCTCCAGCACGCGCTGCGCATAGGCGGCGGGGTGCCCCTCGTGGAGGCCGACGCGGGCGCGCTGCCCTTCGCCGACGGCTCCTTCGACCTCGCGTGCTCGGCGTACGGCGCGTTGCCGTTCGTCGCCGACCCGGTGCGTGTCCTGAAGGAGGTCCACCGGGTGCTGCGCCCCGGCGGCCGCTTCGTCTTCTCCGTGACGCACCCGATCCGCTGGGCCTTCCCGGACGAGCCCGGCCCCGAGGGTCTGTCCGTCTCGTCGTCCTACTTCGACCGCACTCCCTACGTCGAGCAGGACGAGGAGGGCCGCGCGGTGTACGTCGAGCACCACAGGACGGTCGGCGACCGGGTACGGGACGTGGTGGCGGGGGGCTTCCGGCTGCTCGACCTGGTCGAGCCGCAGTGGCCCGCCTGGAACACCCAGGAGTGGGGCGGCTGGTCCCCGCTGCGCGGAAACCTGATCCCCGGTACGGCGATCTTCGTGTGCGTACGAGACTGA
- the hrpB gene encoding ATP-dependent helicase HrpB: protein MIRYDALDALPVRGALPALDDALEDGGSAVLVAPPGTGKTTLVPLALAGLLGGPGDGRPARRVVVAEPRRIAARAAARRMAWLLGEKVGESVGFTVRGERVVGPRARVEVVTTGVLLQRLQRDQELAGVDVVVLDECHERHLDADTVAAFLLDVRATLRPELRLVAASATTDAAGWARLLGDAPVVAAQGVSYPVEVEWAPPVRPVRPPHGMRVDPALLTHVASVVRRALTECEGDVLCFLPGVGEIARVAGGLGDLGGRVDVLQVHGRAPAAVQDAVLSPGTVDRRRVVLATSVAESSLTVPGVRVVVDSGLAREPRVDHARGLSALATVRASQAAGRQRAGRAGREAPGRVYRCWTEAEDARLPRFPAPEIKVADLTAFALQAACWGDPGATGLALLDPPPGGAMAAARSVLSAVGAVDAAGRATERGVRMSRLGLHPRLARALLDAAPVVGADRAAEVVALLSEEPPREYGDDLAAAWRLARRGGDPYASRWRTESRRLRSASTGLSHPPAQDSARGAGLEGGPWPAGGGDRVVALVAALTFPERLAQAQGGSYLMLNGTRADIGDGSALRGAPWLAVAVADRPVGAGHARVRLAAVVDEETARRAAAPLHTEGDEVHWADGDVVARRVERLGAVELAVRPLKKADPGLVREALLEGLREDGFGLLRWSPDAEGLRRRLGFLRLHLGDPWPDVSDDALHARVDEWLEPELGRARRRADLARIDAGQALNRLLPWATGDAARLDELAPERIEVPSGSRIRIDYANPEQPVLAVKLQEMFGLHESPAVAGVPVLVHLLSPAGRPAAVTADLASFWKDGYKAVRAELRGRYPKHPWPEDPATAEPTRHTNARLRR, encoded by the coding sequence GTGATCCGTTACGACGCCCTGGACGCGCTGCCCGTACGCGGCGCCCTGCCCGCCCTGGACGACGCCCTGGAGGACGGCGGCAGCGCCGTGCTCGTGGCGCCGCCCGGGACCGGCAAGACGACCCTCGTGCCGCTGGCGCTCGCCGGACTCCTCGGCGGCCCGGGTGACGGACGGCCGGCGCGCCGGGTCGTGGTCGCCGAGCCGCGGCGGATCGCCGCCCGGGCCGCCGCGCGGCGGATGGCGTGGCTGCTCGGCGAGAAGGTCGGGGAGAGCGTCGGGTTCACCGTGCGCGGGGAGCGGGTCGTGGGGCCACGCGCGCGTGTGGAGGTCGTCACGACGGGTGTCCTCCTCCAACGGCTCCAGCGGGACCAGGAGCTCGCGGGCGTCGACGTGGTGGTGCTCGACGAGTGCCACGAACGTCATCTGGACGCCGACACGGTCGCCGCGTTCCTCCTGGACGTACGGGCCACGCTCCGTCCCGAGCTGCGGCTCGTGGCGGCGTCGGCGACCACGGACGCGGCGGGGTGGGCGCGGCTGCTCGGCGACGCGCCCGTCGTCGCGGCGCAGGGCGTCTCGTATCCGGTGGAGGTGGAGTGGGCGCCTCCGGTACGTCCGGTACGACCGCCGCACGGCATGCGTGTCGACCCGGCGCTGCTGACGCATGTCGCGTCGGTGGTGCGACGGGCACTGACGGAGTGCGAGGGGGACGTCCTCTGCTTCCTCCCCGGGGTCGGGGAGATCGCGCGGGTGGCGGGCGGGCTGGGGGATCTGGGCGGCCGGGTCGACGTGCTGCAGGTGCACGGGCGGGCGCCCGCCGCCGTGCAGGACGCGGTGCTGTCACCGGGGACCGTGGACCGGCGCCGGGTGGTCCTGGCGACCTCCGTGGCGGAGTCGTCCCTGACGGTTCCGGGGGTACGGGTGGTCGTCGACTCCGGGCTGGCGCGGGAGCCGCGGGTGGACCACGCGCGCGGGCTGAGCGCGCTGGCGACGGTACGGGCCTCGCAGGCGGCCGGACGGCAGCGGGCGGGGCGGGCCGGGCGTGAGGCGCCGGGGCGGGTGTACCGCTGCTGGACGGAAGCCGAGGACGCCCGTCTGCCGCGATTTCCCGCCCCGGAGATCAAGGTGGCCGACCTGACGGCGTTCGCCCTGCAGGCGGCCTGCTGGGGCGACCCCGGGGCTACGGGGCTGGCGCTCCTGGACCCGCCGCCGGGCGGGGCGATGGCGGCGGCGCGGTCCGTCCTGTCGGCGGTGGGTGCCGTGGACGCGGCCGGTCGGGCCACGGAACGGGGGGTGCGCATGTCCCGGCTGGGCCTGCACCCCCGGCTCGCCCGGGCGCTGCTGGACGCGGCCCCCGTGGTGGGCGCCGACCGCGCCGCCGAAGTGGTCGCCCTCCTGAGCGAGGAGCCGCCCCGCGAGTACGGCGACGACCTGGCAGCGGCCTGGAGGCTGGCCCGACGCGGCGGCGACCCCTACGCGTCCCGCTGGCGCACCGAATCCCGGCGCCTGCGCTCCGCTTCGACGGGACTTTCCCACCCACCCGCCCAGGACAGCGCCCGCGGTGCCGGGCTCGAAGGTGGTCCGTGGCCGGCCGGCGGCGGCGATCGCGTGGTCGCGCTGGTGGCTGCCCTGACGTTCCCCGAGCGGCTCGCGCAGGCGCAGGGCGGCTCCTACCTCATGCTGAACGGCACCCGTGCCGACATCGGCGACGGCTCGGCTCTGCGCGGCGCGCCCTGGCTGGCGGTCGCCGTGGCCGATCGGCCCGTCGGGGCCGGGCACGCGCGTGTGCGGCTTGCCGCCGTCGTCGACGAGGAGACGGCACGGCGGGCCGCGGCGCCCCTGCACACCGAGGGGGACGAGGTCCACTGGGCCGACGGCGATGTCGTCGCGCGGCGGGTCGAGCGGCTCGGGGCCGTGGAGCTGGCGGTGCGTCCGCTGAAGAAGGCCGACCCCGGGCTCGTACGGGAAGCGTTGCTCGAAGGGCTGCGGGAGGACGGGTTCGGGCTGTTGCGGTGGTCCCCGGATGCCGAGGGGCTGCGGCGGCGGCTCGGGTTTCTGCGGCTGCACCTGGGCGACCCCTGGCCCGACGTGTCCGACGACGCGCTCCACGCGCGCGTGGACGAGTGGCTGGAGCCGGAGCTCGGCCGTGCCCGGCGGCGGGCCGATCTGGCGCGGATCGATGCCGGGCAGGCGCTGAACCGGCTGCTGCCCTGGGCCACGGGGGACGCGGCCCGGCTGGACGAGCTCGCGCCCGAACGGATCGAGGTGCCCAGTGGGTCCAGGATCCGGATCGACTACGCCAACCCCGAGCAGCCGGTGCTCGCCGTCAAGCTGCAGGAGATGTTCGGGCTGCACGAGTCACCGGCCGTCGCCGGGGTGCCCGTGCTCGTCCACCTGCTCTCGCCCGCCGGTCGCCCCGCCGCCGTCACCGCCGACCTCGCCTCCTTCTGGAAGGACGGGTACAAGGCGGTGCGGGCGGAGCTGCGGGGCCGCTACCCCAAGCATCCGTGGCCCGAGGACCCGGCCACCGCCGAGCCGACGCGGCACACGAACGCGCGGCTCAGGCGTTGA